One genomic window of Lysobacterales bacterium includes the following:
- the rimO gene encoding 30S ribosomal protein S12 methylthiotransferase RimO has product MTASAPPKVGFVSLGCPKALVDSERILTQLRVEGYDIVGSYDDADVVVVNTCGFIESAVTESLDAIGEALAENGKVIVTGCLGKRAEVIREAHPGVLAISGPQDYASVMSAVHHALPPAHDPFTDLLPRRGDDIGVKLTPRHYAYLKISEGCNHRCSFCIIPSMRGDLVSRPVDEVLAEAERLVRAGVRELLVVSQDTSAYGVDLKYAPRDWRGRAWRTRMADLCDGLGELGAWTRLHYVYPYPHVDEVIPLMAAGRVLPYLDIPFQHASPRILRLMKRPGNVERVLERVQAWRAACPDLVIRSTFIVGFPGETEAEFEELLDFLDAAQLDRVGAFAYSPVEGASANALPDPVPEALREERLARFMERQAAISQARLAARVGGIETVLVDAVEDDLATARSKADAPEIDGLVHVQAVPDGVRPGDFLEVEILASDEHDLFARPVGSPEP; this is encoded by the coding sequence ATGACCGCTTCCGCCCCGCCCAAGGTCGGCTTCGTCAGCCTGGGCTGTCCCAAGGCCCTGGTCGACTCCGAGCGCATCCTCACCCAGTTGCGCGTCGAGGGCTACGACATCGTCGGCAGCTACGACGATGCCGACGTGGTGGTGGTCAACACCTGCGGCTTCATCGAGTCGGCGGTGACCGAGTCGCTGGACGCGATCGGCGAGGCCCTGGCCGAGAACGGCAAGGTGATCGTCACCGGCTGCCTGGGCAAGCGCGCCGAGGTCATCCGGGAGGCGCACCCCGGCGTCCTGGCGATCAGCGGCCCGCAGGACTACGCCAGTGTTATGTCTGCCGTGCACCACGCGCTGCCGCCGGCGCACGACCCGTTCACCGACCTGTTGCCGCGCCGCGGCGACGACATCGGCGTCAAGCTGACGCCGCGCCACTACGCCTACCTGAAGATCTCCGAGGGCTGCAACCACCGCTGCAGCTTCTGCATCATCCCGTCGATGCGCGGCGACCTGGTGTCGCGGCCGGTCGACGAGGTGCTGGCCGAGGCCGAGCGCCTGGTCCGCGCCGGCGTCCGCGAGCTGCTGGTGGTCTCGCAGGACACCAGCGCCTATGGCGTCGACCTGAAGTACGCGCCGCGCGACTGGCGCGGCCGGGCCTGGCGCACGCGCATGGCCGACCTGTGCGACGGCCTGGGCGAGCTGGGCGCCTGGACGCGCCTGCACTACGTCTATCCCTATCCGCACGTCGACGAGGTGATCCCGCTGATGGCGGCCGGGCGGGTGCTGCCCTACCTGGACATCCCCTTCCAGCACGCCAGCCCGCGCATCCTGCGGCTGATGAAGCGGCCCGGCAACGTCGAGCGGGTGCTCGAGCGGGTCCAGGCCTGGCGCGCCGCCTGTCCGGACCTGGTGATCCGCTCGACCTTCATCGTCGGCTTTCCCGGCGAGACCGAGGCGGAGTTCGAAGAGCTGCTGGACTTCCTGGATGCCGCGCAGCTCGACCGCGTCGGCGCCTTCGCCTACTCGCCGGTCGAGGGCGCCAGCGCCAACGCCCTGCCCGACCCGGTACCGGAAGCGCTGCGCGAGGAGCGCCTGGCACGCTTCATGGAACGCCAGGCGGCGATCAGCCAGGCGCGCCTTGCGGCACGCGTGGGCGGCATCGAGACCGTGCTGGTCGATGCCGTCGAGGACGATCTCGCCACCGCGCGTTCCAAGGCTGATGCCCCCGAGATCGACGGCCTGGTGCATGTCCAGGCGGTGCCCGACGGCGTGCGTCCGGGTGATTTCCTGGAGGTCGAAATCCTGGCCAGCGACGAACACGACCTGTTCGCACGGCCGGTCGGTTCGCCCGAGCCCTGA
- the fghA gene encoding S-formylglutathione hydrolase, with amino-acid sequence MEILAEHRCHGGSQGFYRHVSDACGGPMRFSVFLPPQAAAQPVPVLYCLAGLTCTEETFMVKAGAQRLAAELGLALVAPDTSPRETGIEGATGDWEFGEGAGFYVDATQPPWSARFRMRTWVAEELPALVEGHFRLDGTRRGLLGHSMGGHGALTIGLGEPQRYRSLSALAPIVAPSQVPWGLKALPRYLGEDRADWAAYDACELVRRGARFPGTILVDQGEADRFLHEQLRPGLFADACAETGQPLTLRQHPGYDHGYFFIQSVIDDHLRHHAAALAS; translated from the coding sequence ATCGAGATCCTCGCCGAGCACCGCTGCCACGGTGGCAGCCAGGGCTTCTACCGCCACGTCTCGGACGCCTGCGGCGGCCCGATGCGCTTTTCGGTGTTCCTGCCGCCGCAGGCGGCCGCGCAGCCGGTGCCGGTGCTGTACTGCCTGGCCGGCCTGACCTGCACCGAGGAGACCTTCATGGTCAAGGCCGGCGCCCAGCGGCTGGCCGCCGAGCTCGGCCTGGCCCTGGTCGCGCCCGACACCAGCCCGCGCGAGACCGGCATCGAGGGCGCCACCGGCGACTGGGAGTTCGGCGAAGGGGCCGGCTTCTATGTCGATGCCACGCAGCCGCCCTGGTCGGCACGCTTCCGGATGCGCACCTGGGTCGCCGAGGAACTGCCAGCCCTGGTCGAAGGTCATTTCCGGCTGGATGGCACGCGCCGCGGCCTGCTCGGCCATTCGATGGGCGGCCACGGCGCGCTGACCATCGGCCTGGGCGAACCGCAGCGCTACCGGTCGCTGTCGGCGCTGGCGCCGATCGTCGCGCCCTCGCAGGTGCCCTGGGGCCTCAAGGCCCTGCCCCGCTACCTGGGCGAGGACCGCGCCGACTGGGCCGCCTACGACGCCTGCGAACTGGTGCGTCGAGGCGCCCGCTTTCCGGGCACGATCCTGGTCGACCAGGGCGAGGCCGACCGCTTCCTTCATGAGCAGCTCCGTCCCGGGCTGTTCGCCGATGCCTGCGCCGAGACCGGGCAGCCGCTGACGCTGCGCCAGCACCCCGGCTACGACCACGGCTACTTCTTCATCCAGAGCGTCATCGACGACCACCTGCGCCACCACGCCGCCGCGCTGGCGTCATGA
- a CDS encoding EamA family transporter — protein sequence MTRSHATLAGLTAIGLWSALAVLTLATGDIPPFQLLSLGFAVGAVTGLALLRLRGPLLPALRQPPAAFALASAALFGYHALYFLALKTAPAVEANLVNYLWPLLIVAFAALLPGARIRARQVVGTLLGLAGAVLIVTRGQALAVEAAHLPGYLAALGAALTWAAYSVLNRRHAAVPSAAIAGPCLLVAVLGGLAHLATEATVAPTAGQWLAIAAMGAGPVGAAFWFWDIGTKRGDLALLGTLAYLAPLLSTAWLLLAGAGSPHWSQAVACALIVGGGLLSVAASKASP from the coding sequence ATGACCCGATCGCATGCCACCCTGGCCGGCCTGACCGCGATCGGCCTGTGGTCGGCCTTGGCGGTGCTGACCCTGGCGACCGGGGACATCCCGCCCTTCCAGCTGCTGTCGCTGGGTTTCGCCGTGGGGGCCGTCACGGGGCTGGCGCTGCTGCGCCTGCGCGGCCCGCTGCTGCCCGCCTTGCGGCAGCCGCCGGCGGCCTTCGCCCTGGCCAGCGCCGCGCTGTTCGGCTACCACGCCCTGTATTTCCTGGCCTTGAAGACGGCGCCGGCGGTCGAGGCCAACCTGGTCAACTACCTGTGGCCGCTGCTGATCGTCGCCTTCGCGGCCTTGCTGCCGGGCGCGCGGATCCGCGCGCGACAAGTGGTCGGCACGCTGCTGGGGCTGGCCGGGGCGGTGCTGATCGTCACCCGTGGCCAGGCCCTGGCCGTCGAGGCGGCCCACCTGCCCGGCTACCTGGCAGCGCTGGGCGCGGCGCTGACCTGGGCGGCCTATTCGGTGCTCAACCGCCGCCACGCCGCGGTGCCCTCGGCGGCGATCGCCGGGCCCTGCCTGCTGGTCGCGGTGCTGGGCGGGCTGGCGCATCTGGCCACCGAGGCCACGGTGGCGCCGACCGCCGGCCAGTGGCTGGCGATCGCGGCGATGGGTGCCGGACCGGTCGGCGCCGCCTTCTGGTTCTGGGACATCGGCACCAAGCGTGGCGACCTGGCCCTGCTCGGCACCCTGGCCTACCTGGCGCCGCTGCTGTCCACCGCCTGGCTGCTGCTGGCCGGCGCGGGCAGTCCGCACTGGAGCCAGGCGGTGGCCTGCGCCCTGATCGTCGGCGGCGGCCTGCTGAGCGTCGCGGCCTCCAAGGCCAGTCCCTGA